The segment AATCCCCAACCATTATACCACTTGCCCCGGACTTTAGAATAATTGATTTAGATCTTTCATTAAAAACTCTACTTCTTCCCCCACAAACCCTTATCTGTCTATCTGGAAGTATAAACCGGTAGATAGCAATTATCTTTAAAGCTTCAACCTCTGACATAACTGGTCTATCTTCCAGAGGGGTACCTTTTATTGGGTTAAGAAAATTTATCGGTACCGATTGTACACCGAGGGATTTCAATTCATAAGCCAGCTCTACTCTATCTTCCCAACTTTCCCCAATGCCGAAAATACCACCGGAGCAAACATACAATCCTAACTCCACAGCATCTTTTACAGTTTTCACATCCTCATCGTAATCATGAGTGGAACATATCTTTGGAAAAAATGTTCTGGAAGTCTCAAGATTGTGGTGAAAACCGTTAAGGCCTACCTCTTTAAGCCTCAAAAGCTGATCCTTTGTCAAAATACCAACCGATATATCCGGCACCAAACCAAAATCTTTAATCAGCTTTACATTATTTAAAACTATATCGAATGTCTCTTCATCAAGAGTTTTACCACTTGTAACCAGTGCAAATCTTCTAACACCTTTATTTTTGTAAAACTCAATAGCCTCTCTTAATTTCTTTTCACCTATATACTCATAAACAGAAGATTCCGTTTTATAATGGGCTGATTGGGCACAAAATTTACAATCCTCAGAACAAAGGCCACTTTTTACGTTGGCTATCGAACAAAGATCTATTTTACTCGAAAAAAAAGCTCTTTTAATTTCATATGAGGCATTTAGTAAAGGCTGGATATTATCTTCCGGGAAATCTATAAGAAACCTTATCTCTCCATCTGAAATTTCTTCTCCGGAAAGTACTTTTTCTTTTATCCTTTCAATCATATTCATACCTATAAAATATATTTACTTAAATCCTGTTTAGCAAGAATAGTTTTTAATTTACTCTCAACGAATATGCTATCTATAACAATTTTAGCAAAATGTCCAAACGGAGCCTCATAAGAAATATCTTCCAAAACCTTTTCTATAATGGTATGAAGTCTTCTTGCCCCTATATTCTCATTGGTTTTATTAAGCTCAGTGGCAATCTCCGCTATCTTTTCTATTCCGTCATTAGTAAACTCAATCTCCACCTCATCCGCCATCAAAAGATCCCTGTACTGCTTTGTCAGAGCATTTTCAGGTTCTTTAAGTATTTTGATAAAATCCTCTTTCGTAAGAGAATCTAGCTCCACCCTGATCGGAAATCTACCCTGCAATTCCGGTATGAGATCCGAAGGTTTTGCTATATGAAATGCACCAGCTCCTATAAATAGTATATGATCAGTTTTAACCATACCATATTTTGTCATAATTGTGGATCCTTCTATAATAGGTAAAAGATCCCGCTGTACACCCTCTCTTGATACATCCCCACCTTTTGTATAACCCTCTCTGGAACATATCTTATCAATCTCATCGATAAATACAATTCCAGAATGTTCCACCTTGTAAAGGGCATTGCGTTTTACCTTTTCCATATCTAGCATTCTATTGGCTTCCTGCTGCTCCAACTGAATAAATGCATCCTTTACTTTCATCAACCTTCTCTTTTTTTGTCCGGGGAAGATATTTTTAAATATATCCTGTAAATTAGATGAGATTTCATCAATTCCAGCATTGGTAAGAATTTCTATTTGAGGATGAGACTCTTCTATGTCAATCTCTACATTTCTATCATCAAGCTTACCCTGATGGAGCATCTTTCTAAATTTCTCTTTTGATTCTGCAATCGAATTCTGATCAACATAACCTGTGGGAACAGGTAGTAATCTATCTAATAGAATATCCTCAGCTTTTTTCCTGGCCTCATCCAGCACCTGCTCTCTCATTCGAACCTTTTCTTCTGAAATGGCTATCTCCACTAAATCCCTTATTATAGACTCCACATCTCTACCCACAAAACCAACTTCTGTAAATTTACTTGCTTCAACCTTGATGAATGGAGATTCTGTAATTTTAGCCAATCTTCTTGCTATTTCGGTCTTTCCCACCCCTGTAGGCCCAATAAGGAGTATATTTTTGGGTGTGATATCATCCCTTTTCTCCTGGGGCAATTGCAATCTTCTCCATCTGTTTCTCAAAGCTATTGCAACAGCCTTTTTGGCTAAACTCTGACCTATAATATACTTATCAAGCTCTGCCACTATTTGTTTTGGTGTCAAATGCTCCATCACACTTCCTCTACAATAATTTCTTTATTGGTATAAATACAAATCTCACCGGCAATATCTAAAGCTTTTTTTACTATTTCTGTTGCATCGAGGTCTGTGTTGTTTTTTAATGCATAGGCCGCAGCAAAAGCATAAGGTCCACCGGAACCAATAGCCGCTATTCCATGCTGGGGTTCCACAACATCGCCATTTCCGGTAATTATATACATACTATCTTTGTTGGCAGCTATCATCATAGCTTCCAGACTTTTTAAATATTTATCTGTCCTCCAGTCTTTTGCAAGCTCCACACAGCTTCTCAAAAGCTGACCACCATGCTCATTTAATTTTTTTTCAAATCTTTCAATAAGAGTAAACGCATCCGCCGTGGATCCGGCAAAACCGCAAACAATCTCCCCATTATAAAGACGTCTGATTTTTTTTGCATTATTTTTCAATACAGTATGTCCAAAAGTAACCTGACCGTCAGCACCAATGGCAGTTTTATCATTTGTTTTAACACATATCACCGTAGTTCCTTCAAACATAAACTCTACACTCCATTATTTATCGTTGGCTCTTTGCACTCATCAAAGATACATTTTTATAATTTTTTTGCAATAAAATTTTATATTCAGCAAGTAAAGAATTTTAGATAGCCTTGAGGGGTATTAGATTTTAAGGAAATGGCGGATCAGGGACTTGAACCCCGGACACTGCGGATATGAGCCGCATGCTCTAACCACCTGAGCTAATCCGCCATATATCAACAAAGGCAATAGCCTAAGATTTCTTTGGTTGCGGGGGCAGGATTTGAACCTACGACCTTCGGGTTATGAGCCCGACGAGCTACCAAACTGCTCTACCCCGCGTCAATGGGACTGGTTATATATATCCATTTTCCCACTTTGTCAACTATTTTTATTCATCAACCTAAAATACATTTATTATCAAACCATTATACCCCATATCTACCGTTTAATATCTTTATAAACCCTCACCATACCATAATAAAGGGTTATAAGAAGGGCAACAAAAAGAAGCACAAACAATACAAAGATACCCCAATAAGGATCTGTTTTTAGATTGTATATATCAACATATTTAGAAAAATACCCATCTTCCACAATCCTTCTTACAACAGTCATAAAAGCCACCATGATCAACATAATGGTAATAAGCAAACTATCAGGAATTTTTTTGATAAATACCACAGATATAACAGCAAGCACCACCACTATCCATAACAGGAGTGTCCCCAACAAATTTTTGCCCATCAATAAATTAAATATCTTTGCCTCATGGCTATACAAAAACCAAAAACCCACAAAAATATTTATAAGAGTAGCTATGAAAAAGCTACCTTTACCAAGCTTGTACATAGCAATTCTGGTATCTTCAAGTAAACTCTTTCTAAACTTGGAATAAACCATCAAAAAAACCCCTGCAAATGCAATGGTACCAAAAAAGAAATGAAACAATCTTGGTAGATATGTGGTGGTAGAGAAAAATGATTTTTTGCCAAGATAAACTTCCTTCCAAATCTCAGGTTGCATAGACAATAGCGTATTACCAACAAATATCATAGCAACATAGATAAAGAGTATAGTAGCAAATATTATAAAAATTATACCCTTACCTCCGGTGTTTTTGAATCCAAAAGGCTTAAACTTGTAGATGTAGTAGAAATAATAGGCTAAAATGATAGAAATGAGAACAAAAAGCCATTTCCACGAAAGAAGAATAGATGAAGTATAGAAGAAATTTTCATACATTGTCTGTATAAAAAGTAATGGAGCAACCCCGGTGGTAATAGTCATAGAAATATTAAATGTATTTAAATACCCTATCTCTTCTGCAACATTATTATAACTTTCATAACCAAAATTCTTGCTGATATATTTTGATACCAACAATAAAATAGAACCACCCAGAGTAAGATTTACAAATAGAATGTGCACAAAAAAGGTAAATACCAAGAAGAATAGAAATAGCCATGCAGGTGAACT is part of the Calditerrivibrio nitroreducens DSM 19672 genome and harbors:
- the hslV gene encoding ATP-dependent protease subunit HslV, which codes for MFEGTTVICVKTNDKTAIGADGQVTFGHTVLKNNAKKIRRLYNGEIVCGFAGSTADAFTLIERFEKKLNEHGGQLLRSCVELAKDWRTDKYLKSLEAMMIAANKDSMYIITGNGDVVEPQHGIAAIGSGGPYAFAAAYALKNNTDLDATEIVKKALDIAGEICIYTNKEIIVEEV
- the hslU gene encoding ATP-dependent protease ATPase subunit HslU — translated: MEHLTPKQIVAELDKYIIGQSLAKKAVAIALRNRWRRLQLPQEKRDDITPKNILLIGPTGVGKTEIARRLAKITESPFIKVEASKFTEVGFVGRDVESIIRDLVEIAISEEKVRMREQVLDEARKKAEDILLDRLLPVPTGYVDQNSIAESKEKFRKMLHQGKLDDRNVEIDIEESHPQIEILTNAGIDEISSNLQDIFKNIFPGQKKRRLMKVKDAFIQLEQQEANRMLDMEKVKRNALYKVEHSGIVFIDEIDKICSREGYTKGGDVSREGVQRDLLPIIEGSTIMTKYGMVKTDHILFIGAGAFHIAKPSDLIPELQGRFPIRVELDSLTKEDFIKILKEPENALTKQYRDLLMADEVEIEFTNDGIEKIAEIATELNKTNENIGARRLHTIIEKVLEDISYEAPFGHFAKIVIDSIFVESKLKTILAKQDLSKYIL
- the bioB gene encoding biotin synthase BioB; this encodes MNMIERIKEKVLSGEEISDGEIRFLIDFPEDNIQPLLNASYEIKRAFFSSKIDLCSIANVKSGLCSEDCKFCAQSAHYKTESSVYEYIGEKKLREAIEFYKNKGVRRFALVTSGKTLDEETFDIVLNNVKLIKDFGLVPDISVGILTKDQLLRLKEVGLNGFHHNLETSRTFFPKICSTHDYDEDVKTVKDAVELGLYVCSGGIFGIGESWEDRVELAYELKSLGVQSVPINFLNPIKGTPLEDRPVMSEVEALKIIAIYRFILPDRQIRVCGGRSRVFNERSKSIILKSGASGIMVGDYLTTTGFPIDSDLKDIKDICNEK